From the genome of Flavobacteriales bacterium:
GCGAAGGACCTTTCAGCCGACCGCATCATCGATCTGATGAGCACCTTGGACAGCCGCAGATTGGATTTCAAGATCGCTCCTCCAGAGAGTCTGTTCATCATCGGAAGTAATTCCAAAGACAACAAAGGCGACTTACTCGCGCTCGAGATGAACTCTATCGCCAAACCGGTGAATCAACGGAACAAGCGCATCCTCGACTTCTTGAGTGCGTCTTTTCTGCTGATCATCGCACCTCTTTTCATGTGGTTACAACATAGGCCCGTAGGCTTTTTACGAAATGGCATACGGGTGCTGATCGGACAACGCACTTGGGTAGGATTCTACAGAGACGTGGCCGAAAGCCAGCACCTACCCGACCTCAGACCCGGTATCTTGGCCCCGGACCATGGCCTGGTCGAGAATCAAGAGCAGAAGAAGAGAAGCAATCTACTCTATGCCAAAGATTATCGCGTATCGGCCGATATGGATCTCATCTTGAAGAATTGGAGGAATCTGGGGCTCAGCTGATCGTGGGTTACCTGAAACCCACGGTTGAAAAGCTGTTCTGGGAATCCCAACATAAGACAACGGGAGAAGTATATTTTTGTCTGATATTGTCAACTGGAAACTGAACGATGGCGAGACTAGAGATCATACTACCAAAAATGGGTGAAAGCGTGGCAGAAGCCACTATAACTTCTTGGCTCAAGCAGGTAGGTGACAAAGTAGAAGCAGATGAGGCCGTTCTGGAGATAGCTACCGACAAGGTGGACAGTGAAGTTCCTGCTCCTGAAGACGGCACCATCACCGAAGTCCTTTTCAACGAAGGCGATGTGGTCAAGGTGGGTGAGGTGATAGCCGTAATGGATACAGAGGCCGAATCATCCTCTACACCCTCTGCTCCGAGCACGAGTAGTGGTGCTACGGCAAGTTCAGCGCCAACTCCCAGACCTGAAGTAGTTGCTCAAGTCGAGCAACGGGTGGAGCAATCGGCTGAACAGGTGTCATCCAATGGTTCGAATGGTCGATTCTATTCTCCCTTGGTAAGAAGCATTGCCCGCACTGAGGGAATCACCTTGCAGGAATTGGAATCACTTCCAGGCTCTGGTAGAGATGGCAGGGTGACTAAAAAAGATATTCTGGCCTATATCCCAAAACGCCAAGAGGGATCTGCAACTCAGCGCATGGCGAGTCCTGAACCCCGTCCTGAACCGGTGCAACAGAAAAGCAAACCCGCACCAGCACCTCGACCGGCCATGGCACCTGCTGTATCTGTAGGTGGACAGGATGAGATCATCGAGATGGACCGCATGCGCAAGCTCATCGCAGACCATATGGTGATGTCCAAGCAGGTCTCACCGCACGTCACTTCCTATGTTGAAGCCGATGTGACCAACATTGTCGAGTGGCGTGAGAAGAACAAGAAGTCTTTCCTAGAAAGAGAAGGTGAGAAATTGACCTTCACCCCCATTTTTATCGAAGCTGTGGCCCGAGCGAT
Proteins encoded in this window:
- a CDS encoding 2-oxo acid dehydrogenase subunit E2 encodes the protein MARLEIILPKMGESVAEATITSWLKQVGDKVEADEAVLEIATDKVDSEVPAPEDGTITEVLFNEGDVVKVGEVIAVMDTEAESSSTPSAPSTSSGATASSAPTPRPEVVAQVEQRVEQSAEQVSSNGSNGRFYSPLVRSIARTEGITLQELESLPGSGRDGRVTKKDILAYIPKRQEGSATQRMASPEPRPEPVQQKSKPAPAPRPAMAPAVSVGGQDEIIEMDRMRKLIADHMVMSKQVSPHVTSYVEADVTNIVEWREKNKKSFLEREGEKLTFTPIFIEAVARAIKDFPMVNVSVDGDKIIRRGRINIGMATALPSGNLIVPVIKEADTLNMVGLARKVNDLAARARENQLLPDEIQGGTYTVTNVGTFGNVMGTPIINQPQSAILALGAIRKKPAVIETPEGDFIGIRHMMFLSHAYDHRVIDGALGGSFVKRVADYLEQFDPERTV